The following proteins are co-located in the Seriola aureovittata isolate HTS-2021-v1 ecotype China chromosome 7, ASM2101889v1, whole genome shotgun sequence genome:
- the cd79a gene encoding B-cell antigen receptor complex-associated protein alpha chain — MVIATVFVLCSFVVGTSPSMVTFKADRPFLGVPLSIKAELKCCYTTTEQQINPTWFKSVRTGQSSPVAVNISENVTTRLDKADKELCYVLTFDSVQLNDTGMYQCVLNYSNHFSPGTYLQVYKRLKKTINLRESTKNKILTAEGVLLLLCVVLPSTTLLFKSKKLHELEKKKMKKEEENIYQGLNLDDCCTTYDQIERSQAHGPYQDVCNIIEEEEEFQLEKP; from the exons ATGGTGATTGCTACAGTCTTTGTTCTCTGCAGCTTTGTGG TGGGTACTTCTCCAAGTATGGTGACCTTTAAGGCGGACAGGCCCTTTCTAGGTGTGCCGCTGTCTATCAAAGCTGAGCTGAAGTGCTGCTACACCACCACGGAGCAACAGATCAATCCCACTTGGTTCAAAAGTGTACGGACTggccagtccagtccagtcgctgtgaatatttcagaaaatgtgactACAAGACTCGACAAAGCAGATAAGGAACTGTGTTACGTCCTAACCTTTGATTCAGTCCAGCTGAATGACACTGGGATGTACCAGTGTGTATTGAACTACAGTAACCACTTCTCTCCTGGCACCTACCTGCAGGTCtaca aACGTCTGAAGAAGACAATAAACCTCAGAGAAAGCACCAAAAACAAGATCCTGACAGCTGAGGGAGTCTTGCTGTTACTGTGTGTGGTATTGCCTTCTACCACCCTTCTCTTCAAG TCAAAGAAACTACATGAACtagagaaaaagaagatgaagaaggaagaggaaaacataTACCAG GGGCTAAATCTGGATGATTGTTGCACCACATATGATCAGATCGAACGGTCCCAGGCACATGGTCCGTACCAGGATGTCTGCAACATtatagaggaagaagaggagttCCAGCTGGAGAAACCTTGA